Proteins from one Malaya genurostris strain Urasoe2022 chromosome 2, Malgen_1.1, whole genome shotgun sequence genomic window:
- the LOC131427821 gene encoding hormone-sensitive lipase isoform X2 — protein sequence MSMLPEIEPVDYETGTDANGAIVQIDSGSETESLETKLNCNSDELFLFDTLIELCRNNIKYFVDDETESGLRIHGAFVGMIDHIETAKPLVKEIKGFVQEYDFDLTCPGNGFRSFLYVMNNCVKTTLKLARYVMENRGSMLFRKTVYVKEVEAYNHLMASLCTCLKHCRTLRQWSKSGELFPISHSVEELLGRAEAINQFCFYGRCLGFQFCESMRPLLKFISIGMAGFSEGYYSEGGKISKATSLMYTSTKYMLDPELRARRIVNISQHSNVEFCKAFWFLAESELMHSLPSFVGFKVKVSRAVTIPPEPIALKAEKSNEIIDIPIPKSYSGAGPIKVRLISAVKRKGMIGQKVNPRSTIHPPSSGLLFHCHGGGFVAQSSKSHESYLREWAVALNIPILSIDYSLAPEAPYPRALEEVFYAYCWALKNYELLGTTGEKIILAGDSAGANLNLGCVMRCIEMGVRLPDGIFLAYCPVLISFVPSPARMLCLMDPLLPFGFLMRCLKAYACPSKEVLEHNQRRLKEREAIVNAGNSTNNSTSSYVMVQKVLESDGKTGRIGDDNKSDNSESPENSAWDQLNSIGTVQVNNQHLSPVSDTISDTLALKSQTVGNTIDLMSPDESNTITSLEEDSQPITLQQVNLGTERSNVTVIDDLDMDLPSDMSSEQNTNKNVSDFIERYVLDTTTNAAGEMEPILRPISRSASEENVVLDIGKETLSVQNLQEKVSNVASNLVNRVSSTFNAITTSNPIASSSSQSDFQSNLDALIARSPSDEFIFDVPKDPHLSPYWATDEVLRQFPPTKILTVVLDPCLDDCVTFAKRLKKLNNPVTLDILPGLPHGFLNFATISKEAHEGSKACIRRIAELLDQADLPIDEKAPADCC from the exons ATGTCGATGCTACCCGAAATAGAACCAGTAGATTACGAAACCGGAACTGATGCCAACGGTGCCATTGTTCAGATAGACTCTGGGAGTGAGACGGAATCTTTGGAAACGAAATTAAACTGCAATTCGGATGAACTTTTCCTGTTTGATACGTTGATTGAATTGTGTAGGaacaatataaaatattttgtaGATGATGAAACAGAGAGTGGACTGCGAATCCATGGCGCCTTCGTAGGAATGATTGATCATATTGAGACTGCTAAGCCGTTAGTGAAGGAAATTAAAGGTTTTGTTCAGGAATACGACTTTGATCTGACCTGCCCGGGCAATGGCTTTAGAAGTTTTCTGTACGTAATGAATAACTGTGTTAAAACTACTTTGAAGCTCGCAAGGTATGTGATGGAAAACAGAGGTAGCATGCTGTTCAGGAAGACTGTCTATGTGAAGGAAGTAGAAGCGTACAACCATTTGATGGCTAGTCTTTGCACGTGCCTTAAGCACTGCCGCACGCTTCGTCAGTGGAGTAAATCTGGAGAGCTTTTTCCTATAtcacattcggttgaagaactaCTTGGTAGAGCGGAAGCCATCAATCAGTTTTGTTTTTACGGGCGCTGTCTTGGTTTTCAATTTTGTGAGTCTATGAGACCGTTGTTGAAATTCATTTCCATTGGAATGGCCGGCTTTTCGGAGGGTTATTATTCTGAAGGGGGCAAAATATCGAAAGCCACTAGCCTGATGTACACCAGCACAAAATATATGCTGGATCCGGAACTAAGAGCGCGTCGAATTGTTAACATTTCTCAGCACTCAAATGTGGAGTTTTGCAAAGCATTTTGGTTCCTGGCTGAATCCGAATTGATGCATTCGCTGCCGTCCTTTGTTGGGTTCAAAGTAAAAGTAAGCCGAGCCGTCACCATCCCTCCAGAACCGATCGCCCTGAAGGCggaaaaatcgaatgaaattatCGACATTCCAATACCGAAAAGCTATAGCGGAGCCGGTCCCATTAAAGTTCGCCTTATCAGCGCCGTCAAACGCAAGGGAATGATAGGACAGAAAGTTAACCCTCGTAGTACAATCCATCCACCATCTTCGGGGCTGCTGTTTCACTGTCATGGCGGAGGATTCGTTGCACAAAGTTCGAAGTCACACGAGAGCTACCTGCGCGAATGGGCTGTCGCGCTGAATATTCCGATTCTTTCGATTGATTACAGTCTCGCTCCGGAAGCACCTTACCCACGAGCTCTCGAAGAAGTTTTCTACGCATACTGCTGGGCTTTGAAAAACTACGAACTACTGGGCACGACTGGAGAGAAAATCATACTTGCAGGCGACTCCGCTGGTGCCAACTTGAATCTAGGTTGTGTTATGCGCTGTATCGAAATGGGTGTTCGACTCCCGGACGGGATATTCCTGGCGTATTGTCCAGTTCTGATCAGTTTCGTTCCTAGCCCTGCCCGAATGCTTTGCTTGATGGATCCACTGCTACCATTTGGGTTTTTGATGCGTTGCTTAAAGGCCTACGCCTGTCCGAGCAAGGAAGTGCTGGAGCACAATCAACGACGGCTGAAGGAGCGGGAAGCTATTGTTAATGCCGGAAACTCTACCAACAATTCGACATCTTCATACGTGATGGTTCAGAAGgtgcttgaatccgatggtaaaACCGGTAGGATTGGCGATGATAATAAATCGGACAATTCAGAATCTCCGGAGAACTCTGCCTGGGATCAGCTTAACAGTATTGGTACTGTACAG GTAAACAATCAACACCTAAGCCCGGTCAGTGACACCATCAGCGACACACTGGCACTAAAAAGTCAAACCGTCGGAAACACTATCGATTTGATGAGTCCGGACGAAAGTAATACGATTACTTCGCTGGAGGAAGATTCTCAACCGATCACACTGCAGCAAGTCAATCTCGGAACCGAAAGGAGCAACGTTACGGTGATAGATGATCTCGATATGGACTTACCCAGTGATATGAGCTCGGAACAGAACACgaacaaaaatgtgtccgatttTATCGAAAG GTATGTGTTGGACACAACCACGAACGCTGCTGGTGAAATGGAACCAATACTGCGACCGATCTCACGTTCGGCTTCAGAAGAAAACGTCGTGTTGGACATTGGCAAGGAAACACTCAGCGTTCAAAATCTGCAAGAAAA AGTTTCAAATGTGGCCAGTAATCTTGTGAACCGCGTGTCGTCCACGTTCAATGCCATCACCACTTCGAATCCGATCGCCAGCAGTAGCTCGCAGTCCGATTTTCAGAGTAACTTGGACGCCTTGATTGCACGTAGCCCGTCGGATGAGTTCATATTCGATGTGCCCAAAGATCCTCATCTGTCGCCTTACTGGGCAACGGATGAGGTACTACGTCAATTCCCACCAACGAAGATACTT ACAGTAGTGTTGGATCCATGTTTGGACGATTGTGTGACGTTTGCGAAAAGACTGAAGAAACTCAACAATCCGGTTACGCTGGATATCCTGCCGGGGCTTCCGCATGGCTTCCTTAATTTCGCTACG
- the LOC131427821 gene encoding hormone-sensitive lipase isoform X1, with product MSMLPEIEPVDYETGTDANGAIVQIDSGSETESLETKLNCNSDELFLFDTLIELCRNNIKYFVDDETESGLRIHGAFVGMIDHIETAKPLVKEIKGFVQEYDFDLTCPGNGFRSFLYVMNNCVKTTLKLARYVMENRGSMLFRKTVYVKEVEAYNHLMASLCTCLKHCRTLRQWSKSGELFPISHSVEELLGRAEAINQFCFYGRCLGFQFCESMRPLLKFISIGMAGFSEGYYSEGGKISKATSLMYTSTKYMLDPELRARRIVNISQHSNVEFCKAFWFLAESELMHSLPSFVGFKVKVSRAVTIPPEPIALKAEKSNEIIDIPIPKSYSGAGPIKVRLISAVKRKGMIGQKVNPRSTIHPPSSGLLFHCHGGGFVAQSSKSHESYLREWAVALNIPILSIDYSLAPEAPYPRALEEVFYAYCWALKNYELLGTTGEKIILAGDSAGANLNLGCVMRCIEMGVRLPDGIFLAYCPVLISFVPSPARMLCLMDPLLPFGFLMRCLKAYACPSKEVLEHNQRRLKEREAIVNAGNSTNNSTSSYVMVQKVLESDGKTGRIGDDNKSDNSESPENSAWDQLNSIGTVQVNNQHLSPVSDTISDTLALKSQTVGNTIDLMSPDESNTITSLEEDSQPITLQQVNLGTERSNVTVIDDLDMDLPSDMSSEQNTNKNVSDFIESSSSFNRYVLDTTTNAAGEMEPILRPISRSASEENVVLDIGKETLSVQNLQEKVSNVASNLVNRVSSTFNAITTSNPIASSSSQSDFQSNLDALIARSPSDEFIFDVPKDPHLSPYWATDEVLRQFPPTKILTVVLDPCLDDCVTFAKRLKKLNNPVTLDILPGLPHGFLNFATISKEAHEGSKACIRRIAELLDQADLPIDEKAPADCC from the exons ATGTCGATGCTACCCGAAATAGAACCAGTAGATTACGAAACCGGAACTGATGCCAACGGTGCCATTGTTCAGATAGACTCTGGGAGTGAGACGGAATCTTTGGAAACGAAATTAAACTGCAATTCGGATGAACTTTTCCTGTTTGATACGTTGATTGAATTGTGTAGGaacaatataaaatattttgtaGATGATGAAACAGAGAGTGGACTGCGAATCCATGGCGCCTTCGTAGGAATGATTGATCATATTGAGACTGCTAAGCCGTTAGTGAAGGAAATTAAAGGTTTTGTTCAGGAATACGACTTTGATCTGACCTGCCCGGGCAATGGCTTTAGAAGTTTTCTGTACGTAATGAATAACTGTGTTAAAACTACTTTGAAGCTCGCAAGGTATGTGATGGAAAACAGAGGTAGCATGCTGTTCAGGAAGACTGTCTATGTGAAGGAAGTAGAAGCGTACAACCATTTGATGGCTAGTCTTTGCACGTGCCTTAAGCACTGCCGCACGCTTCGTCAGTGGAGTAAATCTGGAGAGCTTTTTCCTATAtcacattcggttgaagaactaCTTGGTAGAGCGGAAGCCATCAATCAGTTTTGTTTTTACGGGCGCTGTCTTGGTTTTCAATTTTGTGAGTCTATGAGACCGTTGTTGAAATTCATTTCCATTGGAATGGCCGGCTTTTCGGAGGGTTATTATTCTGAAGGGGGCAAAATATCGAAAGCCACTAGCCTGATGTACACCAGCACAAAATATATGCTGGATCCGGAACTAAGAGCGCGTCGAATTGTTAACATTTCTCAGCACTCAAATGTGGAGTTTTGCAAAGCATTTTGGTTCCTGGCTGAATCCGAATTGATGCATTCGCTGCCGTCCTTTGTTGGGTTCAAAGTAAAAGTAAGCCGAGCCGTCACCATCCCTCCAGAACCGATCGCCCTGAAGGCggaaaaatcgaatgaaattatCGACATTCCAATACCGAAAAGCTATAGCGGAGCCGGTCCCATTAAAGTTCGCCTTATCAGCGCCGTCAAACGCAAGGGAATGATAGGACAGAAAGTTAACCCTCGTAGTACAATCCATCCACCATCTTCGGGGCTGCTGTTTCACTGTCATGGCGGAGGATTCGTTGCACAAAGTTCGAAGTCACACGAGAGCTACCTGCGCGAATGGGCTGTCGCGCTGAATATTCCGATTCTTTCGATTGATTACAGTCTCGCTCCGGAAGCACCTTACCCACGAGCTCTCGAAGAAGTTTTCTACGCATACTGCTGGGCTTTGAAAAACTACGAACTACTGGGCACGACTGGAGAGAAAATCATACTTGCAGGCGACTCCGCTGGTGCCAACTTGAATCTAGGTTGTGTTATGCGCTGTATCGAAATGGGTGTTCGACTCCCGGACGGGATATTCCTGGCGTATTGTCCAGTTCTGATCAGTTTCGTTCCTAGCCCTGCCCGAATGCTTTGCTTGATGGATCCACTGCTACCATTTGGGTTTTTGATGCGTTGCTTAAAGGCCTACGCCTGTCCGAGCAAGGAAGTGCTGGAGCACAATCAACGACGGCTGAAGGAGCGGGAAGCTATTGTTAATGCCGGAAACTCTACCAACAATTCGACATCTTCATACGTGATGGTTCAGAAGgtgcttgaatccgatggtaaaACCGGTAGGATTGGCGATGATAATAAATCGGACAATTCAGAATCTCCGGAGAACTCTGCCTGGGATCAGCTTAACAGTATTGGTACTGTACAG GTAAACAATCAACACCTAAGCCCGGTCAGTGACACCATCAGCGACACACTGGCACTAAAAAGTCAAACCGTCGGAAACACTATCGATTTGATGAGTCCGGACGAAAGTAATACGATTACTTCGCTGGAGGAAGATTCTCAACCGATCACACTGCAGCAAGTCAATCTCGGAACCGAAAGGAGCAACGTTACGGTGATAGATGATCTCGATATGGACTTACCCAGTGATATGAGCTCGGAACAGAACACgaacaaaaatgtgtccgatttTATCGAAAG cTCTTCTTCTTTCAACAGGTATGTGTTGGACACAACCACGAACGCTGCTGGTGAAATGGAACCAATACTGCGACCGATCTCACGTTCGGCTTCAGAAGAAAACGTCGTGTTGGACATTGGCAAGGAAACACTCAGCGTTCAAAATCTGCAAGAAAA AGTTTCAAATGTGGCCAGTAATCTTGTGAACCGCGTGTCGTCCACGTTCAATGCCATCACCACTTCGAATCCGATCGCCAGCAGTAGCTCGCAGTCCGATTTTCAGAGTAACTTGGACGCCTTGATTGCACGTAGCCCGTCGGATGAGTTCATATTCGATGTGCCCAAAGATCCTCATCTGTCGCCTTACTGGGCAACGGATGAGGTACTACGTCAATTCCCACCAACGAAGATACTT ACAGTAGTGTTGGATCCATGTTTGGACGATTGTGTGACGTTTGCGAAAAGACTGAAGAAACTCAACAATCCGGTTACGCTGGATATCCTGCCGGGGCTTCCGCATGGCTTCCTTAATTTCGCTACG